The following are encoded together in the Lagopus muta isolate bLagMut1 chromosome 7, bLagMut1 primary, whole genome shotgun sequence genome:
- the RPL14 gene encoding 60S ribosomal protein L14 has product MVFKRFVEIGRIAFVSFGRHAGKLVAIVDVIDQNRALVDGPCSGVRRQAMPFKCMQLTDFVLKFPHSARQKCVRRAWEKENINEKWAATRWAKKIEAREKKAKMTDFDRYKVMKAKKMRNRIIKHEIKKLQKKTTKKVKKTEKKQK; this is encoded by the exons ATG GTGTTCAAACGCTTCGTCGAGATCGGCAGAATCGCCTTCGTCTCATTCGGGCGGCATGCTGGCAAGCTGGTGGCCATCGTGGATGTTATCGACCAGAACAGG GCGCTAGTGGATGGCCCCTGCAGTGGGGTCAGGAGACAAGCCATGCCCTTCAAATGCATGCAGCTGACTGACTTTGTTCTCAAATTCCCGCATAG CGCTCGTCAGAAGTGTGTGCGTCGTGCCTGGGAGAAGGAGAATATAAATGAGAAGTGGGCAGCAACACGATGGGCAAAGAAGATTGAAGCCAGAGAAAAG aaagCCAAAATGACTGACTTCGATCGTTACAAGGTTATGAAGGCAAAGAAGATG AGAAACAGGATCATTAAGCATGAAATTAAGAAGCTCCAGAAGAAGACCACTAAGAAAGTCaagaagacagagaagaaacagaaataa
- the ENTPD3 gene encoding ectonucleoside triphosphate diphosphohydrolase 3 isoform X1, which yields MLTRTPSIVAQVFLLLSVILIIAIAVIQINQQKILSPGLKYGIVLDAGSSRTTVYVYEWPAEKENDTGVVSQTFKCDVKGPGISSYEHNTGALAKPLDECLNKVKERIPVHLHRSTSIYLGATAGMRLLRLQNETAANEVLASVQNYFRAQPFRFRGAHIITGPEEGLYGWITANYLMGNFLERNLWRTWVHPYRKETMGALDLGGASTQISFIPEDSQENFNNTMQVKLYGYNYNVYTHSFQCYGREEAEKRLLALLLQKSSTSSSVDNPCYPRNYEAALTLKYFCGSLCTQSLRPANYYPNQSVIFHGTGDPGLCQEMVSLLFNFTTCRNQEDCPFSGIHQPKVKGNFVAFSGFYYTINALNLSGHFSLAEFNSSMWFFCSQSWAQLQFMLPKSEEIYTRSYCFSANFIYYLLVHGYNFDAGNWPQIHFQKEVGNSSIAWSLGYMLSLTNMIPAEGKLIQLPLKPSLFAGLLIFLTVLALLCLFFLVYLCIVSRNQKVISHVEYVFTPE from the exons ATGCTTACCAGAACGCCGAGCATTGTTGCCCAAGTGTTCCTTCTTCTAAGTGTAATTCTTATCATTGCTATTGCAGTGATTCAGATTAATCAGCAAAAGATTCTTTCCCCAGGCCTTAAG TATGGAATAGTCCTTGACGCTGGATCTTCGCGGACTACAGTCTATGTCTATGAATGgccagcagaaaaagaaaatgatacgGGAGTAGTGAGCCAAACCTTCAAGTGTGATGTGAAAG gtCCTGGTATATCCAGTTATGAGCATAACACAGGAGCCCTTGCGAAACCGCTTGATGAGTGCCTGAATAAAGTCAAGGAGAGAATCCCAGTTCATCTACATAGGAGCACCTCAATTTATCTAGGGGCTACAGCTGGCATGAGGCTACTGAG GttgcaaaatgaaacagcagccaACGAAGTCCTCGCAAGCGTTCAAAACTACTTCAGAGCACAACCTTTTCGATTTAGGGGTGCGCATATCATAACTGGGCCAGAGGAAGGGCTGTATGGATGGATAACAGCCAACTATTTAATGGGCAATTTCTTAGAg AGAAACCTTTGGAGGACATGGGTCCATCCGTACAGAAAAGAGACCATGGGTGCACTGGATCTTGGAGGAGCTTCCACTCAAATTTCTTTTATCCCAGAGGACTCTCAGGAGAACTTCAATAACACCATGCAAGTGAAGTTGTATGGTTACAACTACAATGTCTACACTCACAGCTTCCAGTGTTATGGGAgagaagaagctgagaaaaggCTTTTAGCACTGTTGCTCCAG aagtcaAGCACCAGTTCCAGTGTGGATAATCCATGTTACCCTCGGAATTACGAGGCTGCCTTAACACTGAAGTACTTCTGTGGCAGTCTTTGTACACAGTCTCTGAGACCAGCAAATTATTACCCAAACCAATCCGTAATCTTCCATGGAACAGGAGACCCAGGTCTGTGTCAGGAGATGGTTTCATTACTGTTTAACTTCACTACTTGCAGAAACCAGGAGGACTGTCCATTCAGTGGAATCCATCAACCAAAAGTTAAAGGGAATTTTGTG GCTTTCTCAGGATTCTACTATACAATTAATGCTTTGAATTTATCTGGGCACTTTTCTCTAGCTGAATTCAATTCAAGTATGTGGTTTTTCTGTTCACAAAGCTGGGCCCAG CTCCAGTTTATGCTACCTAAATCTGAAGAAATATACACTAGATCCTACTGTTTTTCAgccaattttatttattacttgcTTGTACATGGCTACAACTTTGATGCAGGGAATTGGCCACAGATACACTTTCAGAAGGAG GTTGGTAACAGCAGCATAGCATGGTCACTTGGTTACATGTTGAGCCTCACCAACATGATTCCAGCAGAAGGCAAGCTGATCCAGTTACCTCTGAAACCTTCTTTGTTTGCTGGGCTCCTCATCTTCCTCACTGTTCTGGCACTGTTgtgtcttttcttccttgtttacCTATGTATTGTGTCACGTAATCAGAAGGTCATCAGTCATGTGGAATATGTATTTACTCCAGAATGA
- the ENTPD3 gene encoding ectonucleoside triphosphate diphosphohydrolase 3 isoform X2: MLTRTPSIVAQVFLLLSVILIIAIAVIQINQQKILSPGLKYGIVLDAGSSRTTVYVYEWPAEKENDTGVVSQTFKCDVKGPGISSYEHNTGALAKPLDECLNKVKERIPVHLHRSTSIYLGATAGMRLLRLQNETAANEVLASVQNYFRAQPFRFRGAHIITGPEEGLYGWITANYLMGNFLERNLWRTWVHPYRKETMGALDLGGASTQISFIPEDSQENFNNTMQVKLYGYNYNVYTHSFQCYGREEAEKRLLALLLQKSSTSSSVDNPCYPRNYEAALTLKYFCGSLCTQSLRPANYYPNQSVIFHGTGDPGLCQEMVSLLFNFTTCRNQEDCPFSGIHQPKVKGNFVAFSGFYYTINALNLSGHFSLAEFNSSMWFFCSQSWAQLQFMLPKSEEIYTRSYCFSANFIYYLLVHGYNFDAGNWPQIHFQKEVS, translated from the exons ATGCTTACCAGAACGCCGAGCATTGTTGCCCAAGTGTTCCTTCTTCTAAGTGTAATTCTTATCATTGCTATTGCAGTGATTCAGATTAATCAGCAAAAGATTCTTTCCCCAGGCCTTAAG TATGGAATAGTCCTTGACGCTGGATCTTCGCGGACTACAGTCTATGTCTATGAATGgccagcagaaaaagaaaatgatacgGGAGTAGTGAGCCAAACCTTCAAGTGTGATGTGAAAG gtCCTGGTATATCCAGTTATGAGCATAACACAGGAGCCCTTGCGAAACCGCTTGATGAGTGCCTGAATAAAGTCAAGGAGAGAATCCCAGTTCATCTACATAGGAGCACCTCAATTTATCTAGGGGCTACAGCTGGCATGAGGCTACTGAG GttgcaaaatgaaacagcagccaACGAAGTCCTCGCAAGCGTTCAAAACTACTTCAGAGCACAACCTTTTCGATTTAGGGGTGCGCATATCATAACTGGGCCAGAGGAAGGGCTGTATGGATGGATAACAGCCAACTATTTAATGGGCAATTTCTTAGAg AGAAACCTTTGGAGGACATGGGTCCATCCGTACAGAAAAGAGACCATGGGTGCACTGGATCTTGGAGGAGCTTCCACTCAAATTTCTTTTATCCCAGAGGACTCTCAGGAGAACTTCAATAACACCATGCAAGTGAAGTTGTATGGTTACAACTACAATGTCTACACTCACAGCTTCCAGTGTTATGGGAgagaagaagctgagaaaaggCTTTTAGCACTGTTGCTCCAG aagtcaAGCACCAGTTCCAGTGTGGATAATCCATGTTACCCTCGGAATTACGAGGCTGCCTTAACACTGAAGTACTTCTGTGGCAGTCTTTGTACACAGTCTCTGAGACCAGCAAATTATTACCCAAACCAATCCGTAATCTTCCATGGAACAGGAGACCCAGGTCTGTGTCAGGAGATGGTTTCATTACTGTTTAACTTCACTACTTGCAGAAACCAGGAGGACTGTCCATTCAGTGGAATCCATCAACCAAAAGTTAAAGGGAATTTTGTG GCTTTCTCAGGATTCTACTATACAATTAATGCTTTGAATTTATCTGGGCACTTTTCTCTAGCTGAATTCAATTCAAGTATGTGGTTTTTCTGTTCACAAAGCTGGGCCCAG CTCCAGTTTATGCTACCTAAATCTGAAGAAATATACACTAGATCCTACTGTTTTTCAgccaattttatttattacttgcTTGTACATGGCTACAACTTTGATGCAGGGAATTGGCCACAGATACACTTTCAGAAGGAG GTCTCTTGA